One window of the Pyrinomonadaceae bacterium genome contains the following:
- a CDS encoding protein kinase codes for MELTSISRYRILQKLGAGGMGEVYLAEDTKLGRKVALKLLSEELTHNRDRLSRFDQEAYAASALNHPNILTIYEMGDEAGRHYIATEYIDGITLRKRLSGQPMDLTEILDIAIQITGALEEAHAAGIIHRDIKPENVMIRKNGHVKVLDFGLAKLLDRSVEGDQTDTEAVTRAFVQTDAGVVMGTSLYMSPEQARGKGVDARSDIWSLGVILYEMAAGRAPFMGETKTDIIVAIAKSEPSPLARFAPGLPPEFEWVVMKALRKNADERYQTIKELESDLKKLKQKVVFQTELERSMGPDRLTGAMTTFGDTDVPHHSSHLSFQPALPSTMHSTSTVQSAAQTRASSVEYIFEGIKRHKLKVAAVAVGIALLVGGVWLLAFRRATPALTDKDHILLADFVNTTDDTVFDVTLKQALAAQLRQSPFLDIVSEDRVRDALKLMDRSPDERVTREIARDICQRQGIKAMLIGTISSVGSGYVISLEALNGETGDTIAADQAEATNKEQVLKALGQAASRLREKLGESLNDIKKFDAPIEQVTTSKLEALRYYSLGFQQHSRGRYDDAIPLYEHAIEVDQRFAIAYARLATCYNVKKKLEQARAASSKAYEYRDRASEREKLYVEWNYYGAVTGDIVKAAESLDVWKRTFPRDWEPHHLLAVRYTLTGPFDEALKEASEAAHLNPKEPKVHANRANAFIGLNRFDDGKQVLWNALAQKMETDSMHQHLYNLAFVNNDAGGIKDQLDWAASRSSRYLLNVWQAHAAEFYGKLAEANQFTDKAVDNNSDAAPQLLAQQAMRAATFRDCGKVSALTSKALSLSRDLLYLEHSAHALAACGQGAAAQSLMKEMQDAFPRDTLLHNVWIPLIRAQLELARGNTPEAIQQLEATRKYEVYGDYWPQYVRAQAYAKQGNGLQAANEFRYILDHRGWHPLSPLYALARLGYARASAQSGNTAEARKAYQDFFDLWKNADATVPFVAEARQEYDKLK; via the coding sequence ATGGAGCTCACTTCAATCTCCCGTTATCGCATCCTCCAGAAGCTCGGCGCTGGCGGCATGGGTGAAGTTTATCTCGCTGAGGATACGAAGCTCGGCCGCAAAGTCGCGCTCAAACTGTTATCTGAAGAGCTGACTCACAATCGAGATCGCCTGAGCCGGTTCGACCAGGAAGCCTACGCAGCTTCCGCGCTGAATCATCCCAACATCCTGACAATTTACGAGATGGGTGACGAGGCCGGCCGTCACTACATCGCCACCGAATACATCGACGGGATCACTCTGCGCAAGCGGCTGAGCGGACAACCGATGGATCTCACCGAGATTCTCGACATCGCGATCCAAATTACCGGCGCGTTGGAGGAAGCCCACGCCGCCGGAATCATTCACCGCGACATCAAGCCTGAGAACGTGATGATTCGTAAGAATGGTCACGTGAAGGTTCTGGATTTCGGTCTGGCAAAGCTGCTGGACCGATCAGTCGAGGGCGATCAGACAGATACGGAAGCCGTGACGCGCGCGTTTGTACAAACCGACGCGGGTGTAGTGATGGGAACTTCGCTGTACATGTCGCCCGAGCAAGCGCGCGGCAAAGGGGTCGATGCGCGCAGCGACATTTGGAGCCTCGGCGTAATCCTCTACGAGATGGCAGCCGGCCGCGCCCCCTTCATGGGCGAAACGAAAACCGACATCATCGTGGCGATTGCCAAAAGTGAGCCTTCGCCGCTTGCCCGCTTCGCGCCCGGACTTCCGCCTGAGTTCGAGTGGGTGGTCATGAAAGCGCTTCGCAAGAACGCCGACGAGCGCTACCAGACAATCAAAGAACTCGAGTCCGATCTCAAAAAGCTGAAACAGAAAGTCGTGTTTCAAACAGAGCTGGAACGCTCGATGGGTCCCGACCGTCTCACCGGCGCGATGACGACGTTCGGTGATACGGACGTGCCGCACCACTCGTCGCATTTGAGTTTTCAACCGGCGCTCCCGTCGACGATGCACTCGACCAGCACTGTTCAGAGTGCCGCACAAACGCGGGCCTCGAGTGTTGAGTACATCTTTGAAGGCATCAAGCGTCACAAGCTCAAGGTCGCAGCCGTGGCCGTCGGAATCGCACTGCTGGTTGGTGGAGTTTGGCTTCTGGCTTTCCGTCGTGCAACCCCCGCATTGACTGACAAGGACCATATTCTGCTGGCCGACTTTGTGAATACGACCGACGATACGGTTTTTGATGTGACCCTGAAACAGGCACTGGCGGCGCAACTGCGGCAGTCACCGTTTCTCGACATCGTGTCTGAAGATCGTGTTCGTGACGCGCTGAAGCTCATGGACCGGTCTCCGGACGAGCGCGTAACGCGCGAAATCGCACGCGACATCTGCCAGCGCCAGGGTATTAAGGCGATGCTGATCGGAACGATTTCAAGCGTCGGGAGTGGTTACGTGATTTCGCTGGAGGCTTTGAACGGTGAGACGGGCGACACTATCGCGGCTGATCAGGCTGAGGCGACCAACAAGGAACAGGTGCTAAAGGCGCTCGGACAGGCGGCATCGCGCCTGCGCGAGAAGCTCGGCGAATCGCTTAATGACATTAAGAAATTCGACGCTCCGATTGAACAAGTTACGACCTCGAAGCTTGAGGCTCTGCGGTACTACTCGCTGGGTTTCCAGCAACATTCGAGAGGTCGCTATGACGACGCGATTCCGCTCTATGAGCACGCGATCGAAGTAGATCAGCGATTCGCGATCGCGTACGCGCGGTTAGCGACGTGCTACAACGTCAAGAAGAAGTTAGAGCAGGCGCGGGCTGCGTCATCAAAGGCCTACGAATATCGCGACCGCGCCAGCGAGCGCGAGAAGCTTTACGTAGAGTGGAATTACTACGGCGCGGTTACTGGTGACATCGTCAAAGCCGCAGAATCCCTCGATGTGTGGAAGCGAACTTTTCCACGCGATTGGGAGCCGCACCACCTGCTCGCCGTTCGGTACACGCTGACTGGGCCGTTCGATGAAGCGCTTAAGGAAGCCAGCGAAGCGGCGCACTTGAATCCAAAGGAGCCGAAGGTGCACGCGAACCGCGCCAACGCGTTTATCGGTCTGAATCGATTTGACGACGGAAAGCAGGTTTTGTGGAACGCGCTGGCTCAGAAGATGGAAACCGACTCGATGCACCAGCACCTTTACAATCTCGCGTTCGTGAACAACGACGCTGGGGGCATCAAGGACCAACTGGACTGGGCTGCCAGCAGGTCATCGAGATATCTGCTAAACGTCTGGCAAGCGCACGCCGCGGAGTTTTATGGAAAGTTGGCTGAGGCTAATCAGTTCACCGACAAAGCCGTGGATAACAATAGCGACGCGGCTCCTCAGTTACTCGCCCAACAAGCGATGCGCGCCGCGACGTTTCGCGATTGTGGAAAAGTGAGTGCGCTCACCAGCAAGGCGTTGTCATTGTCGCGCGACCTCTTGTACCTGGAGCACTCAGCCCACGCGCTGGCCGCTTGCGGGCAGGGTGCTGCGGCTCAATCGCTGATGAAGGAGATGCAGGACGCCTTTCCGCGGGACACGCTGCTCCACAATGTGTGGATTCCTTTGATTCGTGCTCAACTTGAACTCGCGCGCGGTAACACCCCGGAAGCGATCCAGCAGCTCGAAGCGACTCGGAAGTACGAAGTCTACGGCGATTACTGGCCGCAGTACGTGCGCGCTCAGGCGTATGCGAAACAGGGGAACGGCTTGCAGGCAGCAAACGAATTCCGATATATCCTCGATCATCGCGGGTGGCACCCGCTGTCGCCGCTCTACGCTTTGGCGCGACTGGGATACGCCCGGGCTTCGGCGCAAAGCGGCAACACTGCCGAAGCTCGCAAGGCCTACCAGGACTTTTTCGACCTCTGGAAAAACGCTGATGCGACGGTCCCTTTTGTCGCCGAAGCGCGCCAGGAATACGACAAGTTGAAGTAG
- a CDS encoding patatin-like protein produces MADLPTPNLDYKKEVRFAVVMYGGVSLAIYINGIAQELLRLVRSTALVSENADGDTTLSAERITDNDPHKARKLSGTERVYRKLSYLLGDDALLDKYERSILNPGNQNDSDAPPSDFMDDYLVKKTAGGGPPPIPVGFVIDILSGTSAGGINAIFLAKALANNQSIERLKQLWVQEGDIELLINDKKSVAGLPLDNQDPPQSLLNSRRMYLKLLDAFHEMDRQTPRDETYISPCVDELDLFVTATDIQGLPLSIRLSDMKVLERRHRHVFRFKYAKQESVFGAHCNDLKRSHNPFLAFAARCTSSFPFAFEPMKLEDIDEVVDNFEGYEDSRSESPTWKKFFSSYVDPDTGKPITDTKTRAFGDGGYLDNKPFSYPTETLSRRGGYVPVDRKLVYIEPSPEQLNAREKNQTPSAIGNAKAALLDLPGYETIRQDIERVNERNRLLNRVNRIGDAIERDLSHAEWKRPPIKEDEWETLDLAGMVRKFGSYYLPYRRLRIASATDELAKLVSSVAGLEENSAHFAAVRLMIRAWRELNYPDYHAKDGETPTSQRTANQFLIDFDFKYWLRRLTFIRSKIDDLLRLNEAGTTSGTDATGRRAAAIERLAALKFNPLEYESLSEEERGQFQAVVAYLKCEFSELYRELRVAGRVLQRVSSAADPNSFAAKLQNVKIGPKLLDYILDVHSSHGDLDLGKLNEDECVARAKDLFSGKGPADVPNPAAAIEEAARALSSELHKEVVDPVWTRGRSLLKTGSLKEDGTVELHPLPEPIRTCSALLEGISLKHADSIREFLWRYFSQFDDYDQVRFPILYGSDVGESDLVEIFRISPQDAPSLIREAGPGADRRRKLAGISLFHFGAFLDRMWRENDIMWGRLDGAERLITALMPDPEHKTVRDKLISDAHVAILQEEMPPASQEQLGRLLSEALIRASSGETFEDALVKVMGPLKGPKVKKRMEIAMRSCLEDKKLLDFVKKHYEVNRKLEPKPLLRSIARATQVTGKIFDDVAQSNQVDSKSIRWIARAGQIFSGLVEVAVPESTAARLFRHWLKLLYAFEILMLFLATFVLSTPGVASFAWNLLALTLATHFAVFLLRDLMRGKNRWLGVGAAVVFAAIVFFAFVGVDELANTGFRKKISHKIYKWTDGRIGGPPAAPEPIRVLLVDQPVVTKPLEPSASPNSSPAAGPTATPSPTSPARSP; encoded by the coding sequence ATGGCCGATCTGCCGACCCCCAATCTTGACTACAAAAAAGAGGTTCGTTTTGCCGTTGTGATGTATGGCGGAGTCTCGCTGGCGATTTATATCAACGGAATTGCCCAGGAATTGCTCCGGCTGGTGCGGTCTACGGCGCTCGTATCCGAAAACGCTGACGGGGACACAACGCTTTCCGCAGAACGGATAACTGACAACGATCCGCACAAGGCAAGGAAGCTCAGCGGGACCGAACGAGTCTACCGGAAACTCAGTTACTTATTAGGCGACGACGCGCTGCTGGATAAATACGAGAGGTCAATACTTAATCCTGGTAATCAAAATGATAGTGATGCTCCACCGTCCGATTTCATGGACGACTATCTGGTTAAGAAGACAGCTGGCGGCGGTCCGCCACCAATCCCCGTCGGATTCGTCATCGACATATTGTCAGGAACTTCAGCGGGCGGCATTAATGCGATCTTCCTCGCGAAGGCCCTGGCGAATAATCAATCGATCGAGCGGCTCAAGCAACTGTGGGTTCAAGAAGGGGACATCGAGTTGCTCATTAACGACAAAAAATCAGTAGCCGGCTTGCCGTTGGATAATCAGGACCCTCCCCAGTCATTGCTCAACAGCCGCAGAATGTATCTCAAACTGCTCGATGCATTTCATGAAATGGATCGACAGACACCAAGGGATGAAACGTACATCTCGCCTTGTGTGGATGAGTTGGACTTGTTCGTAACCGCCACTGATATTCAGGGCTTGCCGCTGTCTATCAGGCTGTCCGATATGAAGGTCCTCGAACGCCGCCATCGCCACGTATTTCGTTTCAAGTATGCGAAGCAAGAATCTGTATTTGGCGCGCACTGTAATGATTTGAAGCGGAGCCATAACCCTTTCCTCGCGTTTGCGGCGCGCTGTACTTCTTCGTTTCCGTTCGCTTTCGAGCCGATGAAACTGGAAGACATCGACGAAGTGGTTGATAACTTTGAGGGCTATGAGGACTCGCGATCGGAAAGCCCGACATGGAAGAAGTTCTTCTCATCGTATGTTGATCCCGATACCGGGAAGCCTATTACCGATACCAAAACACGAGCATTTGGTGATGGTGGCTACCTGGACAATAAGCCGTTTTCTTATCCGACGGAAACGCTGAGCAGACGCGGCGGGTACGTCCCCGTAGATCGAAAACTCGTTTACATCGAACCCTCTCCGGAACAACTAAATGCTCGTGAGAAGAACCAGACTCCGAGTGCGATTGGAAACGCCAAGGCGGCACTGCTCGACCTGCCCGGCTACGAAACCATTCGACAGGATATTGAGCGCGTTAACGAACGGAATAGACTGCTCAACCGCGTCAACCGAATCGGCGATGCAATCGAACGGGACTTGAGCCACGCGGAGTGGAAAAGGCCGCCGATTAAAGAGGATGAGTGGGAGACGTTGGATCTCGCCGGCATGGTCAGGAAGTTTGGGAGCTATTACCTGCCTTACCGGCGTCTGCGGATTGCATCAGCCACTGATGAACTGGCGAAGTTGGTATCGAGCGTGGCCGGATTAGAAGAGAACTCGGCGCACTTCGCCGCCGTGCGACTGATGATTCGAGCCTGGCGCGAATTGAATTACCCTGATTACCACGCAAAGGATGGAGAGACCCCAACCAGCCAGCGAACGGCAAATCAGTTTCTGATCGATTTCGATTTCAAGTACTGGTTGCGCCGCCTGACTTTCATTCGCTCGAAGATTGACGATCTGCTTAGGTTGAACGAGGCCGGAACGACGAGCGGCACAGACGCCACTGGGCGGCGGGCGGCCGCCATCGAGAGACTGGCTGCGTTGAAATTCAACCCGCTGGAATACGAAAGCCTTTCGGAGGAGGAACGCGGACAGTTCCAAGCGGTTGTGGCGTACTTGAAGTGCGAATTCAGTGAGCTCTATCGAGAGTTGCGCGTTGCCGGCCGGGTGCTGCAACGTGTGTCCAGCGCCGCCGACCCGAACAGTTTCGCGGCAAAACTTCAGAACGTTAAGATTGGACCAAAACTGCTCGATTACATTCTGGACGTCCACTCTTCGCATGGCGACCTCGATTTGGGCAAGCTTAACGAAGACGAGTGTGTCGCGCGGGCAAAGGATCTTTTCTCCGGTAAAGGGCCCGCTGATGTTCCGAATCCGGCCGCAGCTATCGAAGAAGCAGCGCGAGCCTTGAGCAGCGAGTTGCACAAAGAAGTGGTTGACCCGGTATGGACTCGCGGCCGTTCACTGCTGAAAACTGGGTCGCTCAAGGAAGATGGAACCGTCGAACTCCATCCTCTTCCGGAACCAATTCGAACGTGTAGTGCTTTACTCGAAGGAATCTCCCTGAAGCACGCGGATAGCATTCGCGAGTTTCTCTGGCGTTATTTCAGCCAGTTCGATGATTACGATCAAGTGCGATTTCCGATCCTCTACGGCAGCGACGTCGGCGAGTCCGACCTGGTCGAGATTTTCCGGATCAGCCCGCAAGACGCCCCGAGTCTAATTCGTGAAGCCGGGCCGGGCGCTGACCGCCGCCGGAAACTCGCGGGCATTTCTCTATTTCACTTCGGGGCTTTTCTCGATCGCATGTGGCGCGAAAACGACATCATGTGGGGGCGCCTGGACGGTGCCGAACGGCTGATCACCGCGCTGATGCCGGACCCCGAGCACAAGACGGTCAGAGACAAGTTAATCAGCGACGCCCATGTTGCCATCCTTCAGGAAGAGATGCCGCCAGCGTCACAGGAGCAACTAGGTCGCCTGTTGTCGGAAGCTTTGATTCGCGCCAGTTCCGGCGAAACGTTTGAGGATGCGTTAGTCAAAGTGATGGGGCCTTTAAAAGGTCCCAAGGTCAAAAAGCGGATGGAGATCGCGATGCGGTCGTGCCTCGAGGACAAAAAACTCTTGGATTTCGTCAAAAAGCATTACGAAGTGAATCGCAAGCTTGAACCAAAGCCGTTGTTGCGATCAATAGCACGTGCGACGCAGGTGACGGGAAAAATCTTTGATGACGTCGCGCAGTCAAACCAGGTTGATAGTAAGTCGATTCGATGGATCGCGCGGGCGGGCCAAATCTTTTCGGGCCTGGTCGAGGTCGCCGTGCCGGAAAGCACAGCCGCGCGGCTCTTCCGTCACTGGCTGAAGCTTCTCTACGCGTTTGAGATCCTCATGTTGTTTCTGGCGACGTTCGTTCTTTCCACGCCCGGCGTGGCGAGCTTTGCGTGGAACTTACTCGCGCTGACATTGGCGACGCATTTCGCCGTCTTTCTTTTGCGCGATTTGATGCGCGGCAAAAACCGATGGCTGGGAGTCGGCGCGGCGGTGGTTTTTGCCGCAATCGTGTTCTTCGCTTTTGTTGGTGTCGATGAACTGGCCAACACGGGGTTCCGGAAAAAAATCTCACACAAAATCTACAAGTGGACGGACGGGAGAATCGGTGGGCCGCCCGCGGCACCCGAGCCGATTCGTGTTTTACTAGTTGACCAGCCCGTGGTGACGAAGCCCCTCGAGCCCTCGGCATCGCCAAATTCCTCGCCTGCCGCGGGCCCCACCGCTACGCCTTCGCCGACGAGTCCCGCACGCAGTCCGTAG
- a CDS encoding YggS family pyridoxal phosphate-dependent enzyme — protein MNSVDSIEDELRRRLLGVGSRIEAAAKRSGRPREAIQLIAVSKTHPVDVLRAAIKVGMTDLGENRVQEAEPKIDELGREAARWHLIGHLQSNKARRAVQIFDMIHSIDSAALVEKLDRACAELDREELPVLIQVDLGHETTKSGADETELPGLIGAVTGSARLKLVGFMTLPPFFEDAELTRPFFAKLRSLRDEYQDRGVFGGAQGELSMGMTNDFEVAIEEGATMVRVGTAIFGARETA, from the coding sequence ATGAATTCGGTGGATTCGATTGAGGACGAGTTGCGCCGGCGCTTGCTTGGTGTGGGGTCGCGCATTGAGGCTGCGGCGAAACGGAGCGGCAGACCGCGCGAGGCGATCCAACTGATTGCGGTGAGCAAGACTCATCCGGTTGATGTTTTGCGCGCGGCGATCAAGGTCGGCATGACGGATCTCGGCGAGAACCGTGTGCAGGAAGCGGAACCGAAGATCGACGAACTGGGACGTGAAGCCGCGAGGTGGCACTTGATCGGGCATCTTCAGTCGAACAAGGCCAGACGCGCCGTTCAGATCTTCGACATGATTCATTCGATCGATTCTGCAGCACTGGTGGAAAAGCTCGATCGTGCGTGCGCCGAGCTAGATCGGGAAGAATTGCCGGTTCTGATTCAAGTCGATCTCGGACACGAGACGACGAAGTCCGGCGCAGACGAAACAGAACTGCCGGGACTCATCGGCGCGGTGACCGGCAGCGCACGTCTAAAGCTGGTCGGATTCATGACTTTGCCGCCCTTCTTCGAAGATGCGGAATTGACGCGGCCGTTTTTTGCGAAGCTGCGCAGCTTGCGCGACGAATATCAGGACCGCGGCGTGTTCGGCGGCGCGCAGGGTGAATTATCAATGGGCATGACGAACGATTTCGAAGTGGCGATTGAAGAAGGAGCGACGATGGTGCGCGTCGGCACGGCAATCTTCGGTGCGCGCGAAACGGCATAA
- a CDS encoding NAD(P)-binding domain-containing protein, which translates to MSDLLDLLIIGAGPAGLSAADAAAREGLSYLVIERGTIANTIRQYPVGREMFSTPNELEMRAGSLKPIREKPTREELLSHYVHFVLDNDLRINTGEEVVDVERETSDGFEVRTHCRSFQAGQQDNTYHARTILFAIGAMEHPRRLNVPGEDLPKVHHRFVEPYPYVRREVLVVGGGNSAAEAALFLSEEGARTTMAIWREDWENRDPKAGAMKHWVRSPLEREISEGRLRVVLYKQIDEITHQSVRLTTDTDESKSIPNDVVFVLVGSDADLTLIKKLGVTTEPGKLTEVPVYDPETFETNVPGLYVAGHFTHARHIKAAIDIPRKIIPLIAQSLRAGAAV; encoded by the coding sequence ATGTCCGACCTTCTCGATCTCTTAATCATCGGCGCTGGCCCGGCAGGCTTGTCGGCCGCGGACGCGGCGGCGCGTGAAGGTCTGTCTTATCTCGTCATCGAGAGAGGGACGATCGCGAACACCATTCGGCAGTACCCGGTGGGTCGCGAAATGTTCTCGACGCCGAACGAACTTGAGATGCGCGCAGGATCGCTGAAACCAATTCGCGAGAAGCCGACGCGCGAAGAGCTGCTTTCGCACTACGTCCATTTCGTGCTCGATAACGATTTGCGCATCAACACAGGTGAAGAAGTCGTCGACGTCGAGCGCGAGACTTCGGATGGGTTTGAGGTACGCACGCACTGCCGCAGTTTTCAGGCAGGTCAGCAGGACAACACTTACCACGCGCGCACAATTCTGTTCGCCATCGGCGCCATGGAGCATCCGCGGCGGCTGAACGTTCCGGGTGAAGACCTGCCGAAAGTCCACCATCGTTTCGTCGAGCCCTATCCCTACGTGCGTCGCGAAGTTTTAGTAGTTGGCGGCGGTAACAGCGCTGCCGAAGCCGCTTTGTTCTTATCCGAAGAAGGCGCTCGCACGACGATGGCGATTTGGCGTGAAGATTGGGAGAATCGCGATCCGAAAGCCGGCGCCATGAAGCATTGGGTGCGCTCGCCGCTGGAACGCGAAATTTCCGAAGGCCGCTTGCGGGTCGTTCTTTACAAACAGATCGACGAAATAACTCATCAATCTGTGCGCCTGACGACAGATACAGATGAATCGAAGTCGATCCCAAACGATGTGGTATTCGTGTTGGTGGGCAGCGACGCCGATCTCACTCTAATTAAGAAACTTGGGGTGACGACTGAGCCCGGCAAGCTCACTGAAGTTCCGGTTTACGATCCGGAAACGTTCGAGACAAACGTGCCGGGCCTCTACGTTGCCGGTCATTTCACGCATGCGCGACATATTAAAGCCGCCATCGACATCCCACGAAAAATCATTCCGCTGATCGCGCAAAGCTTGCGAGCCGGCGCCGCCGTGTGA
- a CDS encoding YggT family protein encodes MLILKTLYLFITWGVMALAIAAIALIILRSIYNYADVNPFRRSAISLKRATDPMILPIRRLLVAFRLEPKIAPFIAVLLIILVGYFVFQVASSVLNTIAGILYAVSSGVPGFPIAIVGYLVFGLLGLYTLAIFMRIFLSYGALGYGNRWMRFLIRITEPLMGPLRRHIRPVGMFDISPIIAFLILWVLQAIVAATLLKGWPVHFF; translated from the coding sequence ATGCTAATCCTGAAAACACTTTATCTGTTCATCACGTGGGGTGTGATGGCCTTAGCGATCGCCGCAATTGCGCTAATCATTTTGCGATCGATTTATAACTACGCCGACGTAAACCCATTTCGGCGCTCAGCGATTTCTTTGAAGCGGGCAACCGATCCGATGATTCTTCCGATTCGCCGCCTGCTGGTCGCGTTTCGGCTCGAGCCAAAAATAGCGCCGTTCATCGCCGTTCTCCTGATCATTCTGGTTGGTTATTTTGTATTTCAAGTGGCGAGCAGCGTGCTCAACACGATCGCGGGCATCCTCTATGCCGTGAGCAGTGGCGTTCCTGGTTTTCCCATCGCCATTGTTGGTTATCTTGTCTTCGGGCTGCTGGGACTTTACACGTTGGCGATTTTCATGCGGATCTTTCTTTCCTATGGCGCTCTCGGCTACGGAAATCGGTGGATGCGTTTTCTTATTCGCATCACCGAGCCGTTGATGGGCCCGCTGCGTCGCCACATCCGCCCCGTGGGCATGTTTGATATCTCGCCGATCATCGCTTTTCTCATCCTTTGGGTTTTGCAAGCCATTGTCGCGGCGACACTATTGAAGGGCTGGCCGGTTCATTTCTTCTAG
- a CDS encoding DUF167 domain-containing protein encodes MIRYSQHGRTLTFAVRVAPRASRSEISGEHDGALRVRIAAPPVDGAANRELTRVIARALKVSQNAVEIIAGTSSRNKTIRVQGVDADTLERLIQSQ; translated from the coding sequence GTGATTCGTTATTCGCAGCACGGCCGCACCCTCACTTTTGCGGTGCGAGTGGCGCCCCGAGCTTCCCGCAGCGAAATTAGTGGTGAGCACGATGGCGCTTTACGGGTTAGAATAGCCGCGCCACCGGTAGACGGCGCGGCCAATCGCGAATTGACCCGGGTGATCGCGAGAGCACTAAAGGTGTCGCAGAATGCCGTCGAGATAATTGCCGGCACAAGTTCAAGAAACAAAACTATTAGAGTTCAGGGCGTGGACGCCGACACGCTCGAACGTTTGATTCAGTCGCAGTAA
- a CDS encoding YebC/PmpR family DNA-binding transcriptional regulator translates to MSGHSKWHSIKHKKGAADAKRGKLFTKFIKELTVAARTGGGDPDANARLRKAISDAKAGNMPNDTIDRAIRRGTGEEEGVNYDEITYEGYGPGGVALLIEAMTDNRNRTVAEIRHIFSKNGGNLGESGSVGWMFEKKGYLVVDKTAKAEDELFDLAIEAGAEDIRDDEDNWEIITAPDTFEAVQNAIKAAGITPQVAEVEMLPQNYIKLEGAQANQMVKLMESLEDHDDVQKVSANFDMSAADMAAA, encoded by the coding sequence ATGTCGGGACATTCGAAGTGGCATTCGATTAAGCACAAGAAAGGCGCGGCAGATGCCAAGCGCGGCAAACTCTTCACCAAGTTCATCAAGGAACTGACCGTCGCGGCGCGCACCGGCGGCGGCGATCCGGACGCAAATGCGCGCTTGCGCAAAGCCATCTCCGACGCGAAAGCCGGCAACATGCCGAACGATACGATCGACCGCGCGATTCGCCGCGGCACCGGCGAAGAAGAAGGCGTCAACTACGACGAGATCACTTACGAGGGCTATGGTCCCGGCGGTGTCGCGCTGCTCATCGAAGCGATGACTGACAATCGCAATCGCACGGTCGCTGAGATCCGTCACATCTTTTCGAAGAACGGCGGCAACCTTGGTGAGTCAGGCTCAGTCGGTTGGATGTTCGAAAAAAAGGGTTACCTGGTTGTTGATAAAACCGCGAAGGCCGAAGATGAGCTTTTCGATCTTGCGATCGAAGCCGGCGCGGAAGATATCCGCGATGATGAAGACAACTGGGAAATTATCACCGCGCCCGACACTTTCGAAGCGGTGCAAAACGCCATCAAGGCAGCGGGAATTACGCCGCAGGTAGCCGAAGTCGAGATGCTACCGCAGAACTACATCAAGCTTGAAGGTGCGCAAGCAAATCAGATGGTCAAGCTGATGGAGTCGCTCGAGGATCACGACGACGTTCAGAAGGTCTCCGCGAACTTTGATATGAGCGCCGCCGACATGGCGGCGGCTTAG
- the ruvC gene encoding crossover junction endodeoxyribonuclease RuvC — MRVLGIDPGSQVTGWGVVEGDTNGRSYRLIEFGVVRLNSAATFSSRLLKISRALDEVISRLKPDACAIEEAFLATNPKVTLKLGQVRGVALLAAESAALEIGEYSPRSIKQTVAGYGNAEKRQVQEMVRLLLSLPSVPEPHDAADALAVAICHFHHAGISERLVAAQARSQLNPRVAAASRRR, encoded by the coding sequence GTGCGTGTTCTCGGAATCGATCCAGGCAGTCAAGTAACCGGATGGGGCGTCGTTGAAGGTGATACGAACGGCCGCAGCTATCGCTTGATCGAATTCGGGGTGGTGCGACTCAACTCCGCGGCGACTTTTTCTTCACGACTGCTAAAAATTAGTCGCGCCCTCGACGAAGTCATCTCGCGGCTGAAACCGGACGCCTGCGCGATTGAGGAAGCCTTCCTCGCCACTAATCCGAAAGTTACTTTGAAGTTAGGACAGGTGCGCGGCGTCGCTTTACTCGCTGCCGAAAGTGCCGCGTTAGAGATCGGTGAGTACTCACCGCGTTCAATCAAGCAAACGGTGGCGGGTTATGGAAATGCCGAGAAGCGACAGGTCCAGGAAATGGTGCGGCTGCTTTTGTCTCTGCCTTCAGTGCCTGAGCCACACGACGCGGCCGACGCCCTTGCGGTGGCCATTTGCCATTTTCACCATGCGGGCATCAGCGAAAGACTAGTTGCAGCTCAAGCTCGCAGCCAGCTTAATCCGAGGGTTGCGGCCGCTAGCCGCCGACGCTGA